A region from the Lolium perenne isolate Kyuss_39 chromosome 4, Kyuss_2.0, whole genome shotgun sequence genome encodes:
- the LOC127292411 gene encoding uncharacterized protein has translation MSASLVRASLPWRCGTGSTAAAMGITLRSRLRRPGCHGQRAGLRCSATTPPGFPPGPSPAEVPGTARPPEEMPATARPPQEMPSIDTPPEFEPPPGIDVPMPGAPVPGTPPGPEQPGPSIPSPPMPEVPAVPPNPEVIPTPPPELDPPRAPPEVVPPQPSDVPPPFV, from the coding sequence ATGTCGGCGAGCCTCGTGAGGGCGTCGCTGCCGTGGCGTTGCGGCACTGGCAGCACGGCCGCAGCCATGGGGATTACCCTGCGTTCTCGCCTGCGCCGGCCGGGGTGCCACGGCCAGCGCGCCGGCCTCCGGTGCAGCGCCACGACGCCGCCGGGGTTCCCCCCGGGCCCGTCGCCCGCCGAGGTGCCGGGCACGGCCCGCCCGCCCGAGGAGATGCCAGCCACGGCGCGCCCGCCGCAGGAGATGCCGAGCATCGACACGCCGCCGGAGTTCGAGCCGCCCCCTGGCATCGACGTGCCGATGCCGGGTGCGCCGGTGCCCGGCACGCCTCCCGGGCCGGAGCAGCCTGGCCCGTCGATACCGTCGCCGCCGATGCCGGAGGTCCCGGCCGTGCCGCCGAACCCCGAAGTCATACCCACGCCGCCGCCGGAGCTCGACCCGCCGCGCGCCCCGCCGGAGGTCGTGCCGCCGCAGCCGTCCGACGTCCCGCCTCCGTTCGTGTAG